A single window of Paludibacter jiangxiensis DNA harbors:
- a CDS encoding SUMF1/EgtB/PvdO family nonheme iron enzyme — MRKLLFIIPLLGLLVACNSKPAGELVGQSNSKVNETSPYGMVWIRGGAFMMGANDQDAFWSFKGESKMVSVDGFWMDQTEVTNTEYRQFVVWVRDSIARQLLANVSPEKWRQKKDTAKLNWKRPLPWKKTWEKASGEEDAHADSLWNSLKNYNNKFEGLNYVYRWYDLEQAAREYNKFDRAHGHYPNSSFAIVDEYYFDGGVIKMRTKRISPVHSTEDFYMTKIINVYPDKLAFCTDFTYSYNDPTVKYFTLRSYDQYPVVGVTWEQAKAFCAWRTNYYNSNHLFQGQDYRLPTEAEWEWAARGGKQQSMYPWGGPYIRDGKGCYLANFKPMRGNYRADGEVRTAKVATYPPNGFGLYDMAGNVSEWTESSFMSINANGTHDLNPSFAYNAKEKDSDILKRKIIKGGSWKDVAAYLQCGARTFEYQTESRSYIGFRCVKSTNLKKKSAMKNF, encoded by the coding sequence ATGAGAAAATTACTTTTTATAATCCCATTGCTTGGATTGTTGGTTGCGTGTAATTCCAAACCGGCAGGAGAGTTAGTGGGTCAATCGAACTCCAAAGTAAATGAAACATCTCCCTATGGAATGGTTTGGATAAGGGGAGGTGCATTTATGATGGGCGCCAATGATCAGGATGCTTTTTGGTCGTTCAAAGGAGAATCAAAAATGGTATCTGTTGATGGTTTCTGGATGGATCAAACCGAGGTTACCAATACAGAATATCGTCAATTTGTAGTTTGGGTAAGAGACTCTATCGCCAGACAACTTTTGGCAAATGTATCACCCGAAAAATGGCGTCAGAAAAAAGATACAGCTAAACTGAACTGGAAACGTCCTTTGCCATGGAAGAAAACCTGGGAAAAAGCTTCGGGAGAAGAAGATGCTCATGCTGATTCACTTTGGAACAGTTTGAAAAATTATAACAATAAATTTGAAGGCCTGAATTACGTTTATCGCTGGTACGATCTGGAACAAGCTGCCAGAGAATATAATAAATTTGACAGAGCTCACGGTCATTACCCTAACTCTTCATTTGCAATTGTAGATGAATATTATTTTGACGGTGGTGTCATCAAGATGCGTACAAAACGAATCTCACCTGTTCATAGTACAGAAGATTTCTACATGACTAAGATCATTAATGTATATCCGGATAAACTGGCATTCTGTACTGACTTTACCTATTCTTACAACGATCCTACTGTAAAATATTTCACGCTACGTTCGTATGACCAGTACCCTGTAGTTGGTGTAACTTGGGAACAGGCAAAAGCGTTCTGTGCATGGAGAACAAATTACTATAACAGTAACCATCTGTTCCAGGGACAAGATTACCGCTTGCCGACAGAAGCAGAATGGGAATGGGCAGCTCGTGGTGGTAAACAACAAAGCATGTATCCTTGGGGAGGCCCGTATATTCGCGATGGAAAAGGTTGCTATTTGGCCAACTTTAAACCTATGAGAGGTAATTACCGCGCGGATGGTGAAGTTCGAACAGCTAAGGTTGCAACATATCCTCCTAACGGTTTCGGGCTGTATGACATGGCTGGTAATGTTTCTGAATGGACAGAGTCTTCGTTTATGTCAATTAATGCAAATGGAACTCATGATTTAAACCCAAGTTTTGCTTACAATGCAAAAGAAAAAGATTCCGATATTTTGAAGAGGAAGATAATCAAGGGCGGATCGTGGAAAGATGTCGCAGCTTATCTTCAATGTGGCGCACGTACATTTGAATATCAAACAGAATCTCGTTCCTATATTGGTTTCAGGTGTGTGAAATCAACCAACCTGAAGAAAAAATCAGCAATGAAAAACTTTTAA
- a CDS encoding PorP/SprF family type IX secretion system membrane protein encodes MKKLCLAVLCGVLSLGTTNAQFVSQYSQYMFAKGSFNPAAIAEGDMMRLTGLHRQQWIGMPGAPVDTYFNLSMPFTINKKSFGAGLAFDNEKMGLFTKQFVVLQGAYKMKLGDGLLSLGANIGAISVGFQGDSAYVPTGNDYHVAPGSDSQIPTSQVSGMALDLSLGAYYSTEKWYAGFSVLDANQPTIRWSDTQESYVGRMFYLTGGYNLPLANTNFTFKPSVLVKTNFVNYQTDLDLLLDYKDKFWGGLAYRFKESLIFMGGVRLANGLAIGYSFDLPVTNLISSTYGSHELFVTYDFNISLEKKKNKYKSVRIL; translated from the coding sequence GTGAAAAAACTCTGCTTAGCTGTATTGTGTGGCGTTTTGTCTTTAGGAACAACCAACGCTCAGTTTGTTTCGCAATACAGTCAGTATATGTTTGCAAAAGGGTCGTTTAACCCCGCAGCAATTGCAGAGGGAGACATGATGAGGCTTACCGGACTTCACAGACAACAATGGATAGGTATGCCGGGAGCGCCCGTCGATACTTATTTTAATCTTTCAATGCCGTTCACCATCAACAAAAAGAGTTTTGGAGCTGGACTGGCTTTTGATAATGAAAAAATGGGCTTGTTTACCAAACAGTTTGTGGTTCTTCAGGGAGCTTATAAGATGAAACTGGGAGACGGCCTTCTTAGTCTTGGTGCAAATATTGGTGCAATTAGTGTCGGTTTTCAGGGTGACAGCGCCTACGTTCCGACAGGTAATGACTATCACGTAGCACCGGGTTCCGACAGCCAGATTCCAACGTCGCAAGTTAGTGGGATGGCTTTGGATTTGAGCTTGGGAGCATACTATTCTACAGAGAAATGGTATGCCGGTTTTTCTGTTTTAGATGCTAATCAACCTACTATTCGTTGGTCGGATACGCAGGAATCGTATGTAGGAAGAATGTTTTATTTGACGGGAGGTTACAATTTGCCTTTGGCGAATACAAATTTCACCTTCAAACCATCAGTTCTGGTAAAAACCAACTTTGTTAATTATCAGACGGATTTGGACCTTTTACTTGATTATAAGGATAAATTTTGGGGAGGCTTGGCTTACCGATTCAAAGAATCCCTGATTTTTATGGGGGGAGTCAGACTTGCTAATGGTTTAGCAATCGGATATTCATTCGACTTGCCGGTGACAAATTTGATCTCTTCTACTTATGGATCTCACGAGCTGTTTGTGACGTATGACTTCAATATTTCACTCGAAAAGAAAAAAAATAAATACAAGAGTGTAAGAATTTTATAA
- a CDS encoding putative porin, with amino-acid sequence MRPQSGSSSSKGEVDNSKANYVSPHVVAKKIEERFGVADSVTVDTIPRNFPDKNLLDSYSIANAYNGNMGSPVQSKIFFDRTQKTNFLFSTPYDPYVYTASDLSFYNTKTPYSNLTYLSSFPGEQSEERTKIFLSMNTNKKLNITGLFDYLYNRGRYMNQSNKGLIASLYGSYSGKHYSAYGAFLYQNFSNYENGGLANTDYVTNPSAYSQYTSITMPVNLTGVQAGYRTMSFFYNHKYSLGFNKVIVVKKDSTREEFIPVTSFIHTLKVQRDVKRFHEASVDTTFFANTNFSKTAHSDTVAYLSVRNTFAVQMDEKFNRLLKFGLTAFIENEVNRYMQLDQYDKIAYKWEQNTRVGGILAKNEGRIYRYNLQGNIVIVGPKIGDFELSGRVGGYFTLWKDSVALKAMARIRNTSASYFWEHYYSNHFIWNNNFDKELQTYIGGSIELPKRHLKLGLQVANNTNYLYFNENAMPTQASGSVQIVALDASLDLFFGKHFALENKGVYQVSSNQNVIPLPALALYNNLYYQTKLFNVLRVQLGVSSHFHTSYYAPAYMPATGQFYVQSKTKIGNYPLASAYANFHLKKTRFFLEYYHVNQSFMPNQNYFSMPNYPMNPTTMKMGISWNFYD; translated from the coding sequence ATGCGCCCTCAAAGTGGAAGCTCTTCTTCAAAAGGAGAGGTTGATAATAGCAAGGCTAATTACGTTTCTCCGCATGTTGTGGCAAAAAAGATTGAAGAACGTTTTGGAGTTGCCGATTCAGTCACCGTCGACACAATTCCAAGAAATTTTCCGGATAAAAATTTGCTTGATTCATATAGCATAGCTAACGCCTATAACGGGAATATGGGTTCTCCGGTACAGTCGAAAATTTTCTTTGACCGGACACAAAAAACGAATTTTCTGTTTTCCACTCCGTACGATCCCTATGTGTATACGGCATCCGATTTGTCGTTTTACAATACGAAAACTCCCTATTCCAATTTGACCTATCTATCCAGTTTTCCGGGAGAACAATCGGAAGAAAGAACTAAGATATTTCTGTCGATGAATACGAATAAGAAGTTGAATATTACAGGTTTATTCGATTATTTGTACAACAGGGGACGATACATGAATCAATCCAATAAAGGACTGATAGCATCGCTTTATGGAAGTTATTCAGGAAAGCATTATTCTGCTTATGGGGCTTTTCTTTATCAGAATTTTTCGAATTATGAAAACGGAGGGCTCGCAAATACCGATTATGTAACGAATCCATCCGCTTACAGTCAGTATACTTCCATTACGATGCCGGTGAATTTAACCGGGGTGCAGGCCGGTTACCGAACGATGAGTTTCTTTTACAATCACAAATATTCTCTTGGTTTCAATAAGGTTATTGTTGTTAAAAAAGATTCAACGCGGGAGGAATTTATTCCGGTTACATCATTCATACACACTTTGAAGGTGCAAAGAGATGTGAAACGCTTTCATGAAGCATCTGTCGATACTACGTTTTTTGCGAATACCAATTTCAGCAAAACAGCTCATTCCGATACTGTAGCTTATTTGTCTGTTCGGAATACTTTTGCCGTTCAAATGGATGAGAAATTTAACCGCTTACTGAAATTTGGATTGACCGCTTTTATCGAAAATGAGGTAAACCGATATATGCAACTTGATCAGTACGATAAGATTGCCTATAAATGGGAACAAAATACACGTGTCGGAGGAATTCTTGCGAAGAATGAGGGACGGATTTATCGCTATAATTTACAGGGAAATATAGTTATTGTGGGTCCTAAAATAGGAGACTTTGAGCTGAGTGGTCGAGTGGGTGGCTATTTTACATTGTGGAAAGATTCTGTCGCTTTGAAAGCAATGGCAAGAATCAGAAATACATCCGCATCTTATTTCTGGGAACATTATTATTCGAATCATTTTATTTGGAATAATAACTTTGATAAGGAGCTGCAAACCTATATCGGAGGAAGTATAGAGCTTCCTAAAAGGCATTTGAAACTGGGCCTTCAGGTAGCAAATAACACCAATTATCTTTACTTCAATGAGAACGCAATGCCTACGCAGGCTTCGGGTAGTGTACAGATTGTTGCTTTGGATGCGAGTTTGGATTTGTTTTTCGGAAAGCATTTTGCGCTTGAAAACAAAGGTGTATATCAGGTGAGCAGTAATCAGAATGTGATTCCTCTGCCGGCATTGGCGTTGTACAATAATTTGTATTACCAGACAAAGCTTTTTAATGTATTACGAGTACAGTTAGGAGTTTCTTCGCATTTCCATACGTCATATTATGCCCCGGCTTATATGCCTGCAACCGGTCAGTTTTATGTGCAGAGCAAAACCAAGATCGGCAATTATCCCCTTGCAAGTGCATACGCCAATTTCCATTTGAAGAAAACCCGTTTCTTTCTGGAATATTACCACGTAAACCAGTCGTTTATGCCTAACCAGAATTATTTCTCCATGCCGAATTATCCAATGAATCCGACTACGATGAAAATGGGAATTTCCTGGAATTTCTACGATTAA
- the gldM gene encoding gliding motility protein GldM has translation MSGAKNCPETPRQKMIGMMYLFLTAMLALNVSSEVLNGFVLVNNSMLQSITSSDARNTNMYQRFKNLDADNPGKVGEWLNKALVVKQKSDEMFKYVENFKYQLVRLADGKDAVTDKIKNLDNLDVAGQYALVQGHGKELKQKLSEYKEFLKSFVNGDPVKIAMFDRNFATKGGKDGKNWQENIFEMMPVAAATTILTKYQTDIRAAEGEVVQYLMAQTDAGDFRVNKLQAYVIPVSTYVMQGDKYSAQIVLSAIDSTKVPQIMVNGRTLGRDGKLEMVCGQVGSYDYKGIIRLNSGGVNRDYPFVGAYTVGAKSATVTNTALNVVYAGIENELSASVPGVAASNIQLACAGGSVSRKPNGLWTCRTNVTSGKINFSVSAKLAGGNSFVPMGTVTFNVRQLPDPRPFLAYNAGGVEKSIIEGNITLGQLNGAVIKADYVNELISANFTVVSFTLEYPNGEVLESNGSTLSAAQKNRLAQERVGSRILVRGIKAVGPDRLVRSLPLLAVKLSGR, from the coding sequence ATGAGTGGAGCAAAAAATTGTCCGGAAACGCCGCGGCAGAAGATGATTGGGATGATGTATCTCTTCCTGACTGCTATGCTTGCGTTAAATGTTTCTTCAGAGGTGCTGAATGGCTTTGTATTGGTGAACAACAGTATGTTGCAGAGTATTACCAGTTCAGATGCAAGAAACACCAATATGTATCAACGATTCAAAAATCTGGATGCAGATAACCCGGGCAAGGTTGGTGAATGGTTGAATAAAGCTTTGGTAGTGAAGCAAAAGTCAGACGAGATGTTTAAATATGTTGAGAATTTTAAGTATCAACTTGTACGTCTTGCTGATGGTAAAGATGCGGTTACTGATAAAATCAAAAATCTGGACAATCTGGATGTGGCCGGACAATATGCTTTAGTACAGGGGCATGGCAAAGAGTTAAAGCAAAAGCTTTCAGAATATAAGGAGTTCCTGAAAAGCTTTGTCAACGGTGATCCTGTGAAGATTGCAATGTTCGACAGGAACTTTGCAACAAAGGGCGGTAAAGACGGCAAAAACTGGCAGGAAAATATTTTTGAAATGATGCCGGTTGCTGCAGCTACCACTATTCTTACTAAATATCAAACAGATATTCGTGCGGCAGAAGGTGAAGTTGTCCAATATTTAATGGCGCAAACTGACGCAGGAGACTTTAGAGTAAATAAATTGCAGGCATATGTTATCCCGGTTTCTACGTACGTTATGCAGGGAGACAAGTATAGTGCTCAAATAGTACTATCAGCAATCGACTCAACAAAGGTGCCCCAAATTATGGTAAATGGACGTACTCTTGGTCGTGATGGTAAATTGGAAATGGTTTGCGGTCAGGTCGGAAGTTATGATTATAAGGGTATTATACGCTTAAATTCAGGCGGAGTAAATCGCGATTATCCATTTGTAGGCGCTTATACAGTTGGAGCGAAAAGTGCAACGGTTACAAATACGGCGTTGAACGTTGTATATGCAGGTATTGAAAATGAACTTTCCGCTTCTGTTCCGGGTGTCGCTGCGTCAAATATTCAGCTTGCCTGTGCCGGTGGGTCTGTTTCCAGAAAACCTAATGGTTTATGGACTTGCCGTACAAATGTAACTTCAGGAAAAATCAATTTTTCTGTTTCAGCAAAACTGGCAGGAGGGAATAGCTTTGTTCCTATGGGTACTGTGACATTTAACGTTCGTCAGTTGCCGGATCCTCGTCCATTCTTAGCGTATAATGCAGGGGGTGTAGAGAAATCTATTATTGAAGGCAATATAACTCTTGGTCAATTAAATGGTGCTGTTATAAAAGCAGATTACGTGAACGAATTAATTTCTGCCAATTTTACGGTAGTTTCGTTTACTTTGGAATATCCTAACGGTGAGGTGCTTGAAAGTAATGGTTCTACATTATCGGCAGCACAAAAGAATCGTTTGGCTCAGGAACGGGTAGGGTCACGTATTCTTGTAAGGGGTATTAAAGCGGTTGGCCCGGATCGATTGGTTCGCTCATTACCATTGTTAGCTGTGAAATTGAGCGGAAGATAG
- the gldL gene encoding gliding motility protein GldL produces MGILEFLQTDKGKAFAGRCYGFGASIVIIGALFKIQHFPLAGWFLSIGMGTEAILFALSGLEKPHKDYEWEKVFPHFQDENVPPITAGGGGSATPMSTVQSNLLDEEQVKRLNESIKNLGDTAMQLTSISKASGVTDTYVQNIQAASDAAGIFAKSQSELATSTSAIVQSYKQAEDEIGMVAEQSKVYAAHVNTINKNLSSLNALYELQMKGAQAGNDELTAQIEQHKAMLSNLEQLKSNLGASLKESEEYKVQAVKLSRQISDLNNVYGNMLNALNTKA; encoded by the coding sequence ATGGGAATCCTTGAATTTTTACAAACAGATAAAGGAAAAGCATTTGCAGGAAGATGTTATGGATTTGGGGCATCTATTGTAATTATCGGAGCGTTGTTTAAAATTCAACACTTCCCTCTTGCCGGATGGTTTTTGAGTATCGGTATGGGAACCGAAGCTATTTTGTTTGCATTGAGTGGACTCGAAAAGCCTCATAAAGATTATGAGTGGGAAAAGGTATTTCCTCATTTTCAGGACGAAAATGTACCTCCTATTACAGCAGGAGGTGGCGGCTCGGCAACCCCGATGTCTACAGTGCAAAGTAACCTGTTGGACGAAGAACAGGTGAAACGGTTGAACGAAAGTATTAAGAATCTTGGAGATACTGCAATGCAATTGACCTCCATCTCTAAGGCTTCTGGCGTAACAGATACATATGTTCAGAATATCCAGGCAGCTTCTGATGCTGCTGGCATTTTTGCTAAATCTCAGTCTGAACTTGCAACTTCAACCAGTGCAATAGTTCAATCTTACAAGCAAGCTGAAGATGAAATTGGCATGGTGGCAGAGCAAAGTAAAGTGTATGCTGCTCATGTGAATACAATTAATAAGAATCTTTCTTCTCTCAATGCCCTATATGAGCTTCAGATGAAGGGGGCTCAAGCGGGTAATGACGAATTAACAGCACAGATAGAACAACATAAGGCTATGTTGTCAAATCTTGAACAATTGAAATCTAATCTTGGTGCTTCACTTAAAGAGTCCGAAGAATACAAAGTTCAGGCAGTTAAGTTGTCCCGTCAGATATCTGATCTGAATAATGTTTATGGGAACATGCTAAATGCATTAAATACAAAGGCTTAA
- the gldN gene encoding gliding motility protein GldN, with amino-acid sequence MQRMRLFCIICFSALIGTLCAQGNEKKFFDESPSPYDSVALSQQKQEVVISDSVKRAIVKMRNALQSRIRHDDVVWSKTVYRIIDMREKQNFPLYFPLEEMDGFKSLMNVMLQGVINKNLTVYRKGIRDDQFRPDFSVSKAVPLDSTKYLINSVFSYKDGDAEFYPALMVSDKGKLGIDNMTIIEFLKRQQRFLIKEVWFYDKHRSVQESRIEAIAPLMSYPKDRSSLIKSIVCWFKFNELRSLLAEEKIFWGDNQSSDMTFDLYFSQRMYSGNILGVDDIYHRTLLDYLTNADDVKKEQDAIQRSIINFENDLWEY; translated from the coding sequence ATGCAACGAATGAGATTATTTTGTATCATTTGTTTTTCTGCCTTGATTGGCACATTGTGTGCGCAAGGTAACGAGAAAAAATTTTTCGATGAGTCTCCATCACCTTATGACTCTGTGGCATTGTCACAGCAAAAGCAGGAGGTGGTAATTTCGGACTCTGTGAAACGGGCTATCGTAAAGATGCGTAATGCTTTGCAATCTAGAATTCGTCACGATGATGTGGTTTGGTCTAAAACTGTGTATCGCATTATTGATATGCGCGAAAAACAAAACTTTCCGCTCTATTTTCCTCTGGAAGAGATGGATGGCTTTAAGAGCCTTATGAATGTTATGTTGCAGGGTGTTATCAATAAAAACCTGACTGTTTACCGAAAAGGTATTCGTGATGACCAATTCCGCCCTGATTTTTCAGTTAGCAAAGCTGTACCATTGGATAGTACAAAATACCTTATTAATAGTGTATTTTCTTACAAAGATGGAGATGCTGAGTTTTATCCGGCGTTAATGGTTTCAGATAAAGGAAAATTAGGCATAGATAATATGACCATCATTGAATTCCTGAAACGTCAGCAGCGTTTCCTGATCAAAGAAGTATGGTTTTACGACAAGCATCGTTCGGTACAGGAATCACGCATAGAAGCTATCGCTCCTTTGATGAGCTATCCAAAAGACAGATCTTCTTTGATTAAATCTATTGTATGCTGGTTTAAATTCAATGAATTACGTTCATTGCTGGCAGAAGAGAAAATATTTTGGGGAGACAACCAATCTTCTGATATGACATTTGATCTGTATTTTAGTCAACGAATGTATTCCGGTAATATTCTTGGTGTTGATGATATTTATCATCGTACATTACTTGATTATCTTACAAATGCTGATGACGTTAAAAAAGAGCAGGATGCAATTCAACGTTCGATTATAAACTTTGAAAATGATTTGTGGGAATATTAA